Proteins from one Nakamurella multipartita DSM 44233 genomic window:
- a CDS encoding HD domain-containing protein, whose protein sequence is MTPNDRELVSAARRLAKRLLRKPFLERWLHTQGVAHRAEEIAPVVPRGDRPLLVSAAWLHDIGYSPIIRRTGFHPLDGALYLRDKGWDPRLVALVAHHSGARFVPVERGFADQMAEFVFEDSPLSDALTYADQTVGPGGRRMTVPYRIAEAIARHGPDSPNARARVDRVPYLLAVADRVEQRLVKGD, encoded by the coding sequence GTGACGCCGAATGACCGTGAACTCGTGTCGGCGGCCCGCCGGCTGGCCAAAAGGCTGCTCCGCAAACCCTTCCTGGAGCGGTGGTTGCACACGCAGGGGGTGGCGCACCGGGCCGAGGAGATCGCCCCGGTGGTACCGCGGGGCGATCGGCCGCTGCTGGTGTCGGCCGCCTGGTTGCACGACATCGGCTATTCGCCGATCATCCGGCGGACCGGGTTCCATCCGTTGGACGGGGCCCTGTACCTGCGCGACAAGGGGTGGGACCCAAGGCTGGTGGCGTTGGTGGCGCACCATTCCGGGGCGCGGTTCGTGCCGGTCGAACGGGGTTTCGCCGATCAGATGGCCGAGTTCGTGTTCGAGGACTCACCGTTGTCGGACGCGCTGACCTACGCCGACCAGACGGTGGGGCCGGGCGGGCGGCGGATGACGGTGCCGTACCGGATCGCCGAGGCGATCGCCCGGCACGGGCCGGACTCGCCGAACGCCCGGGCTCGGGTGGATCGGGTGCCGTACCTGCTGGCCGTGGCCGACCGGGTGGAGCAGCGGCTGGTCAAGGGTGACTGA
- a CDS encoding carboxyl transferase domain-containing protein has translation MTDTPTPTADGGPAPVASLPELVDELRTRLAVVRQGGSEAARRKHTDRGKLLARDRVDRLLDPGSPFLELGALAAYEMYGGAVPSAGIVTGIGRVSGREVVVVANDATVKGGTYYPMTVKKHLRAQTVAGENHLPCIYLVDSGGAFLPMQDEVFPDREHFGRIFYNQATLSARGIPQIASVMGSCTAGGAYMPAMSDETVIVRNQGTIFLGGPPLVKAATGEIVTAEDLGGGDVHARISGVVDHLAQDDAHALAIVRSIVGTLHRPVVTPAYDLAPVEEPHEDPASLHDVVPADTRTPYDVREVIRRIVDGSRLHEFKKLYGQTLVCGFAHIWGHPVGIVANNGILFSESSLKGAHFIELCNQRGIPLVFLQNITGFMVGRQYENGGIAKDGAKLVTAVACSVVPKFTVVIGGSFGAGNYGMCGRAYDPRFLWMWPNARISVMGGEQAASVLATVRGFDDPQEEEAFKAPIRAQYEQQGSPYYSTARLWDDGIIDPADTRRVLGLGLAAAANAPTPAPSYGVFRM, from the coding sequence CCCGACCCCCACCGCGGACGGCGGCCCGGCCCCGGTGGCGTCCCTGCCCGAACTGGTCGACGAACTGCGCACCCGGCTGGCGGTCGTGCGTCAGGGTGGCAGCGAAGCCGCCCGGCGCAAGCACACCGACCGCGGCAAGCTGCTGGCCCGCGACCGGGTCGACCGGTTGCTCGACCCGGGCAGCCCGTTCCTGGAACTGGGCGCGTTGGCGGCCTACGAGATGTACGGCGGCGCCGTCCCCAGTGCCGGCATCGTCACCGGCATCGGCCGGGTCAGCGGCCGCGAGGTCGTCGTGGTCGCCAACGACGCCACGGTCAAGGGCGGCACCTACTACCCGATGACGGTCAAGAAGCACCTGCGCGCGCAGACCGTAGCCGGCGAGAATCATTTGCCCTGCATCTATCTGGTCGACTCCGGCGGCGCCTTCCTGCCGATGCAGGACGAGGTCTTCCCCGACCGCGAGCACTTCGGGCGGATCTTCTACAACCAGGCCACGCTGTCCGCCCGCGGCATCCCGCAGATCGCCAGCGTGATGGGGTCGTGCACGGCCGGCGGCGCCTACATGCCGGCCATGTCCGACGAGACGGTCATCGTCCGCAACCAGGGCACCATCTTCCTCGGCGGGCCGCCGCTGGTGAAGGCGGCGACCGGCGAGATCGTCACCGCCGAGGACCTGGGCGGCGGCGACGTGCACGCCCGGATCTCCGGGGTCGTCGACCATCTCGCGCAGGACGACGCGCACGCGCTGGCCATCGTCCGCAGCATCGTGGGCACCCTGCACCGGCCGGTCGTGACCCCGGCCTACGACCTGGCGCCGGTGGAGGAACCGCACGAGGACCCGGCCTCGCTCCACGACGTGGTGCCGGCCGACACCCGCACCCCCTACGACGTGCGCGAGGTGATCCGGCGCATCGTCGACGGCAGCCGGCTGCACGAGTTCAAGAAGCTCTACGGCCAGACCCTGGTCTGCGGGTTCGCCCACATCTGGGGGCATCCGGTCGGCATCGTGGCCAACAACGGCATCCTGTTCAGCGAATCCTCGCTCAAGGGAGCGCATTTCATCGAACTGTGCAACCAGCGCGGCATCCCGTTGGTGTTCCTGCAGAACATCACCGGGTTCATGGTCGGCCGGCAGTACGAGAACGGCGGCATCGCCAAGGACGGCGCCAAACTGGTCACCGCGGTGGCCTGTTCGGTGGTGCCCAAGTTCACCGTCGTCATCGGCGGGTCGTTCGGCGCCGGCAACTACGGCATGTGCGGGCGCGCCTACGATCCCCGGTTCCTGTGGATGTGGCCGAACGCCCGGATCTCGGTGATGGGCGGCGAGCAGGCCGCGTCCGTGCTGGCCACCGTGCGCGGCTTCGACGACCCGCAGGAGGAGGAGGCCTTCAAGGCGCCGATCCGGGCCCAGTACGAGCAGCAGGGCTCGCCCTACTACTCCACCGCCCGGCTGTGGGACGACGGCATCATCGACCCGGCCGACACCCGCCGGGTGCTCGGCCTGGGCCTGGCCGCCGCGGCCAACGCCCCCACCCCCGCGCCGTCCTACGGCGTCTTCCGGATGTGA
- a CDS encoding flotillin family protein has product MKVPKNKVAVFTGRGEAKIINGGARFRMPLLEQVNIMSIEPFNLEAKVVDVYSKDNVPVSVTAVGQVKFSSSREAFALSTERYLDTPRDTLRPQLTEIVSGTMRNIVSQLTVEELNGNREEFMRRVKDEAAQSFQPIGMQLDVFNIQNISDNNGYLDALGQRRIAEVKRDAVIGRANAERDAAIQSASAEQEGKVARAQADTKIAEADQARDLRLAAIATEVDAAKARASQAGPLAEAQAQRAVVLAGVQTDRERTEAQIGVEAQRALQKEKAVQADIVIPAEAERRAAVARAEGQRDADIAAATAAARRRELQGKADADARSILAGASQTEKEAEAAGTKALRLAEADGIRAVMSAEAEGQAKRAEALNQLSDQAARQNVLPQLIEILPQLAEAIAKGVNIEKMVVVDSGSGGATGSGAIQRAIAVTPAMLNQVFEVSKGLGLDLSGLFGKAGITADDAAPTDGAVVRTDR; this is encoded by the coding sequence GTGAAGGTGCCGAAGAACAAGGTGGCGGTGTTCACCGGTCGCGGTGAGGCCAAAATCATCAATGGCGGCGCCCGCTTCCGGATGCCGTTGTTGGAGCAGGTCAACATCATGTCCATCGAGCCGTTCAACCTCGAGGCCAAGGTGGTCGACGTCTACTCCAAGGACAACGTGCCGGTCAGCGTCACCGCGGTGGGCCAGGTCAAGTTCTCCTCCAGCCGGGAGGCGTTCGCGCTGTCCACCGAGCGGTACCTGGACACTCCGCGGGACACCCTGCGGCCGCAACTCACCGAGATCGTCTCCGGCACCATGCGCAACATCGTCTCCCAGCTGACCGTCGAGGAGCTCAACGGCAACCGGGAGGAGTTCATGCGGCGGGTCAAGGACGAGGCCGCGCAGTCGTTCCAGCCGATCGGCATGCAGCTGGACGTGTTCAACATCCAGAACATCTCCGACAACAACGGCTACCTGGACGCCCTGGGCCAGCGCCGGATCGCCGAGGTCAAGCGGGACGCGGTGATCGGCCGGGCCAACGCCGAACGGGACGCGGCGATCCAGTCGGCCTCGGCCGAGCAGGAGGGCAAGGTCGCCCGCGCCCAGGCCGACACCAAGATCGCCGAGGCCGACCAGGCCCGGGACCTGCGGCTGGCCGCCATCGCCACCGAAGTGGACGCGGCCAAGGCGCGGGCCAGCCAGGCCGGTCCGCTGGCCGAGGCTCAGGCGCAGCGTGCCGTGGTGCTGGCCGGCGTGCAGACCGACCGGGAGCGGACCGAGGCCCAGATCGGGGTCGAGGCCCAGCGGGCGCTGCAGAAGGAGAAGGCGGTCCAGGCCGACATCGTCATCCCGGCCGAGGCCGAGCGTCGCGCGGCGGTCGCCCGGGCCGAGGGCCAGCGCGACGCCGACATCGCGGCGGCCACCGCCGCCGCCCGCCGTCGGGAATTGCAGGGCAAGGCCGACGCCGACGCCCGCAGCATCCTGGCCGGCGCGTCGCAGACCGAGAAGGAGGCCGAGGCGGCCGGCACCAAGGCGCTGCGGCTGGCCGAGGCCGACGGTATCCGCGCGGTGATGAGTGCCGAGGCGGAGGGCCAGGCCAAGCGGGCCGAGGCGCTCAACCAGCTCTCCGACCAGGCGGCCCGGCAGAACGTGCTGCCGCAGTTGATCGAGATCCTGCCGCAACTGGCCGAGGCCATCGCCAAGGGCGTGAACATCGAGAAGATGGTGGTGGTCGACTCCGGGTCCGGCGGGGCCACCGGCTCCGGCGCGATCCAGCGGGCGATCGCGGTCACCCCGGCCATGCTCAACCAGGTGTTCGAGGTGTCCAAGGGCCTCGGGCTGGACCTGTCCGGCCTGTTCGGCAAGGCCGGCATCACCGCGGACGACGCCGCCCCGACCGACGGCGCGGTCGTCCGGACCGATCGATGA
- a CDS encoding acetyl/propionyl/methylcrotonyl-CoA carboxylase subunit alpha, with the protein MTTPRTLRTLLIANRGEIALRVMRTARRLGIRTVAIYTETDGQAPHVRAADEACRVSSYLDIDAVVAAARAGGADAVHPGYGFLSERAAFARAVEQAGLTLVGPSAQVMDAMGRKDAAREIAVAAGVPVVPRGEDAGFPILVKAAAGGGGKGMRIVRSAGEYDEAVAAARREARSAFGDDTILVEKYVERGRHIEVQIIADGHGRVLHLYERDCSTQRRHQKVLEEAPAPTISPALRELVTSSAVALARHVGYQNAGTVEFLVDDATGEAYFLEMNTRLQVEHPVTEAITGLDLVELQLQVAAGQPLPLTQAEVTATGHAIEARVYAEDSFHGFLPQAGATTIVRWPAGVRVDHALESGQVVSTAYDPMLGKIIAYGADREAARRRLIEALDGTAILGLTTNTGFLRALVASDEFRDAAIDTAWLDRTTVPEPDRDRPRVLAAWAGARLAAGTDRGHPFQADGWRSGGDPAPIVVELDRPVVVDVTRGRVDDHDVRELAGPAGTLSLEIDGRRHDAVVELGPHRAEVSFQGQRHVFERPDIFGDQAVAIGDGTITAPMPGTVLEVRVGPGDQVQTGQVLVVLEAMKMELALKAPFAGIVAGLTAAAGAQVALGSRLLEVRSPDQPV; encoded by the coding sequence ATGACCACCCCGAGAACCCTGCGCACGCTGCTGATCGCCAACCGCGGCGAGATCGCGCTGCGGGTCATGCGGACCGCCCGGCGCCTGGGCATCCGTACCGTCGCCATCTACACCGAGACCGACGGCCAGGCCCCGCACGTCCGGGCCGCGGACGAGGCCTGCCGGGTGTCCAGCTATCTGGACATCGACGCGGTCGTGGCGGCCGCGCGAGCCGGCGGGGCCGACGCCGTCCACCCCGGCTACGGCTTCCTGTCCGAACGGGCCGCCTTCGCCCGGGCCGTCGAGCAGGCCGGGCTGACCCTGGTCGGGCCGTCGGCACAGGTGATGGACGCCATGGGCCGCAAGGACGCCGCCCGCGAGATCGCCGTCGCCGCCGGGGTTCCCGTCGTGCCCCGGGGTGAGGACGCCGGGTTCCCGATCCTGGTCAAGGCGGCCGCCGGGGGCGGCGGCAAGGGGATGCGGATCGTCCGGTCGGCCGGTGAGTACGACGAGGCGGTCGCCGCCGCCCGCCGCGAGGCCCGCTCGGCCTTCGGCGACGACACGATCCTGGTCGAGAAGTACGTCGAGCGCGGCCGGCACATCGAGGTGCAGATCATCGCCGACGGGCACGGCCGGGTGCTGCACTTGTACGAACGGGACTGTTCCACTCAGCGCCGGCACCAGAAGGTGCTGGAGGAGGCCCCCGCGCCGACCATCAGCCCGGCCCTGCGGGAGCTGGTCACCTCCAGCGCGGTCGCCCTGGCCCGGCACGTTGGCTACCAGAACGCCGGCACGGTCGAGTTTCTCGTCGACGACGCAACCGGGGAGGCGTACTTCCTGGAGATGAACACCCGGCTGCAGGTCGAGCACCCGGTCACCGAGGCGATCACCGGGCTGGATCTGGTCGAACTGCAGCTGCAGGTCGCCGCCGGCCAGCCGCTGCCGCTGACCCAGGCCGAGGTGACCGCCACCGGCCATGCCATCGAGGCCCGGGTCTACGCCGAGGACTCCTTCCACGGGTTCCTCCCCCAGGCCGGCGCCACCACGATCGTGCGCTGGCCGGCCGGCGTGCGGGTCGACCACGCCCTGGAATCGGGCCAAGTCGTCAGCACCGCCTACGACCCAATGCTGGGCAAGATCATCGCCTACGGCGCCGACCGGGAGGCGGCCCGCCGGCGGCTGATCGAGGCCCTGGACGGCACCGCCATCCTCGGGCTGACCACCAACACCGGATTCCTGCGGGCCCTGGTCGCCAGCGACGAGTTCCGCGACGCCGCCATCGACACCGCCTGGCTGGACCGCACCACCGTCCCCGAACCCGACCGGGACCGACCTCGGGTGCTGGCCGCCTGGGCCGGTGCCCGGCTGGCCGCGGGCACCGATCGGGGCCACCCGTTCCAGGCCGACGGCTGGCGCTCCGGCGGCGACCCGGCCCCGATCGTCGTCGAGCTCGACCGACCCGTCGTCGTCGACGTCACCCGGGGCCGGGTCGACGACCACGACGTCCGCGAACTGGCCGGGCCGGCCGGCACGCTCAGCCTGGAGATCGACGGCCGGCGGCACGACGCCGTGGTGGAGCTCGGCCCGCACCGGGCCGAGGTGTCCTTCCAAGGCCAACGGCACGTGTTCGAGCGGCCCGACATCTTCGGTGACCAGGCCGTGGCCATCGGCGACGGCACGATCACCGCACCGATGCCCGGCACCGTGCTGGAGGTCCGGGTCGGTCCCGGCGATCAGGTGCAGACCGGGCAGGTGCTGGTCGTGCTCGAGGCGATGAAGATGGAACTCGCGCTCAAGGCACCGTTCGCCGGAATCGTCGCCGGCCTGACCGCCGCGGCCGGCGCCCAGGTCGCCCTGGGCAGCCGGCTACTGGAGGTGCGCAGCCCCGATCAGCCGGTCTGA
- a CDS encoding C45 family autoproteolytic acyltransferase/hydolase: protein MPELTHYLIREDRPGPRWRHLFDALWPGYRAWYLQDGDAARPSLPAARAALERFMPELVPTWSALVDLTGDDPTAARMLTLWDPPAFAPACSQVAVPGPDPVLVRNYDYHPNLSERTIYSSCFDDRRVIGTSDCLWGLLDGMNQDGLAVSLTFAGQRGSGSGFGIPLVVRYLLQTAGSVAEAVSMLDRVPVHMAYNLLLMDRHEAVTVLVQPGRPPERFDLRASTNHRGTVPLDPEHAARFRSVERQEALFDLLGRRPSHPDTVRAFLRPPLYNTRFDEAFGTLYTAAYRPASGVVDFVWPGSRWRLDFDSPGGTHQAVYRDRFDAAA from the coding sequence ATGCCCGAACTGACGCACTACCTGATTCGCGAGGATCGGCCCGGCCCGCGCTGGCGCCACCTCTTCGACGCCCTGTGGCCCGGGTACCGGGCCTGGTACCTGCAGGACGGGGACGCGGCCCGGCCGAGTCTGCCGGCCGCCCGGGCCGCGCTGGAGCGGTTCATGCCCGAGCTGGTTCCCACCTGGTCGGCACTGGTCGACCTGACCGGCGACGACCCGACCGCGGCCCGCATGCTCACCCTCTGGGACCCGCCCGCGTTCGCGCCCGCCTGCTCCCAGGTGGCCGTCCCCGGGCCCGATCCGGTCCTCGTCCGCAATTACGACTACCACCCGAACCTGTCCGAAAGGACCATCTATTCCAGCTGTTTCGACGACCGCCGGGTGATCGGCACGAGTGATTGCCTGTGGGGCCTTCTGGACGGGATGAACCAGGACGGCCTGGCCGTCTCGCTCACCTTCGCCGGCCAACGGGGGTCCGGATCCGGCTTCGGGATCCCGCTGGTCGTCCGCTACCTGCTGCAGACGGCAGGCTCGGTGGCCGAGGCGGTGTCGATGCTGGACCGGGTGCCGGTGCACATGGCCTACAACCTGCTGCTGATGGACCGGCACGAGGCGGTCACCGTGCTGGTGCAGCCCGGCCGGCCGCCCGAGCGGTTCGACCTGCGGGCGAGCACCAACCACCGGGGCACCGTCCCGCTCGATCCCGAGCATGCGGCTCGTTTCCGCAGCGTCGAGCGGCAGGAGGCGCTGTTCGACCTGCTCGGCCGGCGGCCGAGTCACCCGGACACGGTGAGGGCGTTCCTGCGGCCGCCGCTGTACAACACCCGGTTCGACGAGGCGTTCGGCACCCTCTACACGGCGGCCTACCGGCCGGCGTCCGGCGTGGTCGACTTCGTCTGGCCGGGCTCGCGGTGGCGGCTGGACTTCGACTCGCCCGGCGGCACCCACCAGGCGGTCTATCGGGACCGGTTCGACGCGGCGGCTTGA
- a CDS encoding helix-turn-helix domain-containing protein: protein MSNADPADDTEQALQAVGPRLRALRRERETTLVALAEATGISVSTLSRLESGSRKPTLELMLPLAKAYGVSLDELVDAPPTGDPRIHLRPVTRHGMTMVPLTRRPGGIQAYKLVIPASARRPPDPQTHEGYEWLYVLNGRLRLVLGEHDLILTPGEAAEFDTRVPHWFEPAGNQAVEILSLFGTQGERAHLRASARRPGRPDPR, encoded by the coding sequence ATGAGTAATGCCGACCCCGCAGACGACACCGAACAGGCACTGCAGGCGGTCGGACCGCGGTTGCGGGCGCTCCGGCGGGAGCGCGAGACCACCCTGGTCGCCCTGGCCGAGGCCACTGGGATCTCGGTGAGCACGCTGTCCCGCCTGGAGTCGGGCTCGCGCAAGCCGACGCTGGAGCTGATGCTGCCGCTGGCCAAGGCCTACGGGGTCAGCCTGGACGAACTGGTCGACGCCCCGCCCACCGGCGACCCGCGCATCCATCTGCGCCCGGTCACCCGGCACGGGATGACGATGGTGCCGCTCACCCGCCGGCCGGGTGGCATCCAAGCCTACAAGCTGGTCATCCCGGCCAGTGCCCGCCGCCCGCCCGACCCGCAGACCCACGAGGGCTACGAATGGCTCTACGTGCTCAACGGGCGCCTGCGGCTCGTGCTCGGCGAGCACGACCTGATCCTGACGCCGGGGGAGGCCGCCGAGTTCGACACCCGGGTGCCGCACTGGTTCGAGCCGGCCGGCAACCAGGCGGTGGAGATCCTGAGCCTGTTCGGCACGCAGGGCGAGCGGGCGCATCTGCGGGCCTCCGCGCGCCGGCCCGGCCGGCCGGATCCCCGGTGA
- a CDS encoding trimeric intracellular cation channel family protein, with protein MTAADLAATCLFAIEGAIVARYADLDVFGILVIGFVSALVGGIIRDVLIGYTPPASLRSAIYPLTAFVGAGAVIALDQFVERVPVALLQFTDAAGLALFAVVGATKAVDFKINGFVATLLGAVSAVGGGVVRDLLLNVVPGILRQDIYAVAALAGAAVTVLALRWRMPRAAAMSIGLAVCFLLRIVSVWQGWHLPRL; from the coding sequence TTGACGGCCGCCGACCTGGCGGCCACCTGCCTGTTCGCCATCGAAGGGGCGATCGTCGCCCGCTACGCCGACCTGGACGTCTTCGGCATCCTGGTGATCGGCTTCGTCAGCGCCCTGGTCGGCGGGATCATCCGGGACGTGCTGATCGGCTACACCCCGCCGGCCTCCCTGCGCAGCGCGATCTACCCGCTGACCGCCTTCGTCGGGGCGGGCGCCGTGATCGCCCTGGACCAGTTCGTCGAGCGGGTGCCGGTGGCCCTGTTGCAGTTCACCGACGCCGCCGGGCTGGCCCTGTTCGCCGTCGTCGGGGCGACCAAGGCGGTCGACTTCAAGATCAACGGCTTCGTGGCCACCCTGCTCGGCGCGGTCTCCGCGGTCGGCGGCGGGGTGGTGCGGGACCTGCTGCTCAACGTGGTGCCGGGCATCCTGCGCCAGGACATCTACGCGGTCGCCGCCCTGGCCGGAGCCGCGGTGACCGTACTGGCCCTGCGCTGGCGCATGCCCCGCGCGGCCGCCATGAGCATCGGCTTGGCCGTCTGTTTCCTGCTGCGCATCGTCAGCGTCTGGCAGGGCTGGCACCTGCCCCGGCTGTGA